A region of Thermococcus piezophilus DNA encodes the following proteins:
- a CDS encoding DUF4910 domain-containing protein gives MMRFLKEAEVFDSANVLHYIAEISQFHRIQGSKELPEAVKFIGEELRIWGINSQLFEEFYDGKTRYLTLKSPIAWDLVHGKVELRGKVLTTSMSPLVVMAHSPSGKAEGEVVHIAKDEDWEKAEGRVVMVGRNWRDAYRRANEVKAKAFIAYREGTGDAIPYIGLFLTKDELEWARIPAVAVPESLSKAVIGKLNSGETVKAKIEVETQINERQVLPILYAEIGKPPFILFTAHICHPKPGANDNASGSAMLIELARVLNGLYNNSFRFGFAFLWIPEYYGTQAFIEKYAELDKYYAVINLDMVAGSEDRAGSTVMLVRTPVSRFSVVSGVIEYFLEKANGAGKSFSGSPMPRLKLKSYPYEMGSDHDVFNFFGIPSVMSITWPDRFYHSSEDTIDKVSKATIELIGKAVLATALALAKAEKDELQRFARGYAMKYLGELGRERDTETVERLVMMGLARDSRFLEIQSGHHFERRPWLKWVRKGIISATFIREIDEKAYEEFKVLTEDRKVLAHLHELLMLGELLPKDEAFKALEEEFGKVDVEKLERLVEILKKTGIVGLL, from the coding sequence ATGATGCGCTTTTTGAAGGAGGCAGAGGTTTTTGATTCGGCCAACGTTCTCCACTACATAGCCGAGATAAGTCAGTTCCACAGGATACAGGGCTCGAAGGAGCTCCCTGAGGCAGTTAAGTTTATCGGGGAGGAGCTCAGAATCTGGGGGATTAACTCTCAGCTCTTCGAGGAGTTCTACGATGGGAAGACCCGCTATCTGACGTTGAAGTCTCCTATAGCGTGGGATTTAGTACATGGAAAGGTCGAGCTCCGTGGAAAGGTTCTCACGACTTCGATGAGCCCGCTGGTGGTGATGGCCCACTCCCCGAGCGGGAAAGCTGAAGGTGAAGTCGTCCACATAGCCAAGGACGAGGACTGGGAGAAGGCTGAAGGGAGAGTAGTCATGGTTGGGAGGAACTGGAGGGACGCCTATAGAAGGGCCAACGAGGTAAAGGCAAAGGCGTTCATCGCCTACAGGGAAGGAACGGGGGACGCAATTCCCTACATCGGCCTTTTCCTCACTAAGGATGAACTTGAATGGGCAAGGATTCCAGCCGTTGCAGTTCCAGAGAGCCTCTCGAAGGCGGTCATAGGCAAGCTGAACTCGGGGGAGACTGTTAAAGCGAAAATAGAGGTCGAGACCCAGATAAACGAGCGTCAGGTTCTCCCAATCCTCTACGCCGAGATAGGAAAGCCTCCTTTCATACTCTTCACAGCCCATATCTGCCACCCCAAGCCCGGGGCCAACGACAACGCCAGCGGAAGCGCGATGCTCATAGAGCTCGCGAGGGTTCTGAACGGCCTCTACAACAACTCCTTCCGCTTTGGTTTTGCCTTCCTTTGGATACCCGAGTACTACGGAACCCAGGCCTTCATCGAGAAGTACGCCGAGCTCGACAAGTACTATGCTGTTATAAACCTCGACATGGTCGCCGGGAGCGAGGACAGGGCCGGTTCGACGGTGATGCTCGTTAGAACTCCTGTGTCAAGGTTCTCGGTGGTCTCAGGGGTTATTGAATATTTCCTCGAAAAGGCAAACGGAGCCGGAAAAAGCTTTTCGGGAAGCCCGATGCCGAGGCTCAAGCTTAAGTCTTATCCCTACGAGATGGGCAGCGACCACGACGTCTTCAACTTCTTTGGTATTCCCTCGGTAATGTCCATAACGTGGCCTGACCGCTTCTATCACTCCAGTGAGGATACCATCGATAAGGTGAGCAAGGCAACCATCGAGCTGATTGGTAAGGCTGTTCTGGCGACTGCCCTGGCACTGGCAAAGGCAGAAAAGGACGAACTCCAGCGCTTCGCCAGGGGCTACGCCATGAAGTATCTGGGTGAACTCGGGCGAGAGAGGGACACCGAAACGGTTGAGAGGCTCGTCATGATGGGCCTCGCGAGGGACTCGCGCTTCCTCGAAATCCAGAGCGGCCACCACTTTGAGAGAAGGCCATGGCTTAAGTGGGTTAGGAAAGGTATCATTTCGGCGACTTTCATCCGTGAAATTGACGAGAAGGCCTATGAGGAGTTTAAAGTGCTGACGGAGGATAGAAAAGTTCTCGCCCACCTTCACGAGCTCTTAATGCTGGGTGAGCTTCTACCGAAGGACGAAGCCTTTAAAGCCCTTGAGGAGGAGTTTGGCAAGGTGGATGTGGAGAAGCTCGAGAGGCTCGTGGAGATCCTGAAAAAAACAGGAATTGTGGGGCTCCTCTAA